One Mugil cephalus isolate CIBA_MC_2020 chromosome 8, CIBA_Mcephalus_1.1, whole genome shotgun sequence genomic window carries:
- the LOC125012055 gene encoding uncharacterized protein LOC125012055 has product MSDLEQTFLDVAIMEVLPELEEVNKNILEEHLQSIGVETYDDLRFVTEADLMTALRPIQARKLLSVWKQKYQTPENSSLSSVEASPIQSLSSQSVSPQSSSSTSSRSPTLDTQWEENFEIPWSKFPEEVMQSLERGKRPGSKLRRQMVRIVVTEMMEKCPHVGKKHSTDVAKKMVAKYPKSLKDVIEGDVVGAGYHSLIKQLQNRIENVRRSSTPKIRKRKHQDDSDHTDEIPLEERAAMQDTYGCIRWNVKFLPLQETQQSQQQKMEKLKMMFQNSDANPEEVKCLMKSTFYTQRQHINQGKSIKCLREEWPFLFDELGMSVHFMELTGIDLKETFTRNLDLKGKRLHDYLTTVCVNKSKKFLQNYARLQRMRGPQSGCSDDVIEMVLLLLSYFDEKEEFMFFHVEDTCLAEEVQLEQVPLTPAVIVCGKSVFISIFLLLLLFALFIEFVL; this is encoded by the exons ATGAGTGACTTGGAGCAAACCTTCCTAGATGTTGCCATCATGGAAGTCCTACCAGAACTTGAAGaagtaaacaaaaatatcctggAAGAGCACTTGCAGTCCATTGGAGTCGAGACGTATGATGATCTACGCTTCGTAACAGAGGCTGATTTGATGACAGCATTAAGACCTATACAAGCCAGAAAGCTTCTTTCCGTTTGGAAACAGAAAT ACCAAACTCCAGAGAACAGCTCACTATCATCCGTGGAAGCCTCACCTATCCAGTCGCTGTCATCGCAGTCTGTTTCACCCCAAAGTTCATCATCAACCTCCTCCAGGAGCCCAACACTTGACACACAGTGGGAAGAAAACTTTGAAATTCCATGGAGTAAATTTCCTGAGGAAGTGATGCAGTCTTTGGAGAGGGGAAAAAGGCCAGGCTCAAAACTGAGGCGGCAAATGGTCCGTATTGTTGTAACTGAGATGATGGAAAAATGCCCTCATGTAGGTAAAAAGCATTCAACTGACGttgcaaaaaaaatggtggCAAAATATCCCAAATCTCTGAAAGATGTAATAGAGGGCGATGTTGTTGGAGCAGGTTACCACTCCCTCATAAAACAATTGCAAAACAGAATTGAAAATGTGAGGCGCTCTTCGACCcccaaaataagaaaaagaaaacatcaggatGACTCAGACCACACAGACGAGATCCCGTTAGAAGAGAGAGCAGCAATGCAGGACACTTACGGCTGCATCAGATGGAATGTGAAATTTCTGCCacttcaagaaactcaacaaagCCAGCAGCAAAAGATGGAAAAACTCAAGATGATGTTCCAAAATTCTGACGCCAATCCAGAGGAGGTAAAATGTCTAATGAAGTCCACTTTTTACACACAGCGTCAGCATATCAATCAGGGAAAAAGTATCAAATGCCTTAGAGAGGAGTGGCCCTTTTTGTTTGATGAACTTGGCATGTCAGTACACTTCATGGAACTCACTGGGATTGACCTCAAAGAGACATTCACACGAAATTTGGATTTGAAGGGAAAAAGGCTTCACGACTACTTGACCACAGTTTGTGTCAACAAGAGCAAGAAGTTCCTTCAGAATTATGCAAGGCTTCAGAGGATGCGGGGACCACAGAGTGGCTGCTCAGATGATGTGATAGAGATGGTCCTGCTACTGCTCAGCTACTTTGATGAGAAGGAGGAGTTCATGTTCTTCCATGTCGAAGATACGTGTCTGGCAGAGGAGGTCCAACTGGAGCAAGTGCCTCTGACACCCGCTGTTATTGTCTGTGGTAAGTCTGTTTtcatatctatttttttattattattattatttgcactgTTTATAGAATTTGTCTTGTGA